The Nostoc sp. 'Lobaria pulmonaria (5183) cyanobiont' DNA window GGATAAAGAATATAATTTAATGTCAATAAAAACTGTGTTCAAGTTAACCACAATCAAACTTAATAGCATAAATTGTAGATAGCATCAACTACTAGTCTTTTTCACACAAGCTATGAGCCAAACTTTATTCCATTTAGCTTTCCCTGTAAATGACATTGCCCAAACAAAAGTATATTATGTAGATGGTTTAGGTTGCATTCCTGGTCGTGAAAACCACCATGCCCTGATTCTCAATCTCTACGGTCATCAATTAGTGGCTCATTTCACAAAAGAACCTTTGACACCGCAACAAACCATCTATCCCAGACACTTTGGACTAATTTTTACCCAAGAACGTGACTGGCAAGACTTACTAAAAAGGGCACAACAACAACAGCTACTTTTTCGTGAAGAAACCAAAAATCGCTTTGTTGGTTCTCCTCTTGAGCATCGCACTTTCTTTTTAGAAGATCCTTTTTATAACCTCATGGAGTTCAAGTATTATCGTCACACAGAGGCGGTTTTTGGAAGTTACGAACATACGCAAATTGGGGATAGGACTTAAAAAATTAAAAATTAAAAATTAAAAATTAAAAAATACAAGCATCCTGGCTATTGATTGGATTTTTTATTCAGCAAAGGTAGCTTAATACCCTTTGCTAAAGTTGCTGTGACTACTCTTAAGCTCCTGGAGTCTGTCAGCATCCAAGGGTGTAGAGTAACTGGTACTATTACTTGGCTTCCTACGGGCATTTGTGAACTATTTGCTGGGACAATCATTAAATCATAAGGTGTCCAGATAGACGTAAAATCTAGCTGCCCCAATATTACAGCATCAGAATTTAAATCCTTGAGAAAAATGCTGTCAGGGCGCATTTGTAAGCAACCAGGACGGCGGGAACCATAAGCCACAACAGTTCCACGATGGGGCGAAGAGATTGTAATAAACCGCTGCACGCGGTTAATTCCTCCCAATCGCTGAACATAGTAACGGCTAACAATTCCTCCCATGCTGAAGCCGATTAAATCTAGGCGTTGTTCTGGTGCAAAGGTCGCTGTAACATAATCGGCTACTTGTTTTGCCAATTGATCGAGACCCACATCACCATTATTAGGTATGAGATCCAGGGAATATACAGACCAACCCTGTAGTCTTAATTGAGCCGCCATTTTATGAAAAACTGCTTCTGTGTCGTCAATGCCGTGTATTAACAAAACGGGATTGCGTTGTTGATTTTCAATGTTCATTTATAAAATCTAACTTAATTAAGGGGTGTATTTAACTTTTGTAGGTACATACTGCTCTATAAACTAAAGCTATTGATTTTCACATTCTTTAAAAGATATGTGTTGCAAACAAAACTGAAATGCTTTCAAAGATAATTTGTATAAAGTTTTACAAATTAATCTAGCCATCTGCGATTCGGCTATGACACTCTTCCCACTGGTTGAGAGTCAACTGCTTGTTTAACTTCAATTGGGTATTTACAAACAAAGAAATGTTAATTATTGTAAAGCTTGCTTTCAGAATCTTGCTCTTAGCTACAGTAAAATTTAATAATTAGTTCTCGGTATGTGCAGGTTGCAAATGCTTGCAATAGAACATTTGCCCTGTGATTTTACTACAATGTTAATTAAGCACAAGGCTATAAGGGTTGTCACCAGAGCGGGGTGACGCTAAGTAGATAATGTAACATTTTGTCGTAATTTTTAACAATTACGGTCGAGTTCAAAATATAAAAGGTAAAAGGCAGGGGTAATTGTAATGGATTTTATCAAAAAGTTAATTTCGGGTGTTCAGGGTTTCCTTGGCGGTATTCTGGGTTTCATTACTGGACTGTTACCAGGGAAGAAGAAAAGCAACGGCTACTTCTTAGAATTGGACGAAGCAAAAGATGCTGCCAGAGATGCTGCTAAAGAGGTAGCATCGAACGCCAAGAAAGTAGCAGAGACAGTTACATCGACAGTTGCATCAAATGCTAAGAAAGTAGCAGAGACGATTACATCAGAAGCACCAACTCCATCTAAGCCAGATTCGTTGAACGGAACAAAAACCGCGCCTGCTAAGGCTAAGGCTAAGGAAAAATCAGCTAAAAATCCCAAACCAGCCGACGTTGAACTAGTCCAGACTGCTGAAGGTCTTAAAGTTCAACCTGGCAACAAAGCAAAAGCCGCAGCAGCCAAAGTACTCAAAGAGCAGCCAACTGAAACAACCTTTGCACCAAAATATCTTGCCCCTTCGGCTACTAGCTCTAATGGTCGTCGTCGTCCAGGAGCGAATATGAGTGCTTATCTAGACATGGCACGTCAGATTAAAACACCTAAATAATTCATAGAGACCGTAAATTTACGGTCTCTATAGATAAAACGTGAAGATGCAAGGTTAAGATAACTTTGCCAGTTTTAGATGGGGGAACTCTCCAAAGTAAGAGCGATCGCTTAATTTTCTATACTACAATCGCATCTTTTAGGTTCGAGGTTTCCTCATCCAAAACTACCCGTTCTACCCGACCTTTGTTGACGGTGAACTCAAAAACTATTTCACCACTAAAGCCAAAAGGAAAGTTTAGTTGTTGAAGGTGTTGGGTTAAGTCAGCAATTTCTGTGTCATTCAAGCCAGTAACGCCGATGACCTGTAACTGATGGTTGATGGCTATGTCTAATATTTCATCTTGTTCCATCTCCTCGAAATCAAAGCTCAAAGATATCTCAACTTCTTTGGCTGCTGGAGATTGTGGCGATCGCCTTTGCCGGAGAAAATCTGGAGCTTCTGCTGAAGCTGGCGCTGATAACTTTGAGAATTTCATTTGAGGTGCAAAACCACCAGCCAAAGCATTGCCAAACACTGCTTGGTAACTAACTGCTTCCGGCATTTCCACTGGCACCTGCATAGACACGTATTCGCTTCCTGGTTCAACCCGCACGTCATCACTGACAGCCACAAAAGCGGTGTATTGAGAAAGCAGTTGATAAGTTAAGGCTGTTTCTGTAACTGCTTCTACACCAGCTTTCGTTTCAAAACTCACCATTTGATTCATCAAATCTTTAATCCGAGCGCGTCCCCACAACTGCGCTACAGCAAGATTTCCTGTTTCCTCAAATATGAGGTTAAATATTTTTTCATAGTGCTTACCGTCCGCAGCAATGCCGGATATTTGAAGATTACCACTAGCTCTATCCTGTTTGCGACCAAACAAAACTAATGGTTGTTCGCTGAATAAATCAGGCTCTACCTTTGGGTAAATCACAGGCGATTCTGTGTCACCTTGCCAAGAGATTTGAATATTCGTGAGTACAGGCTCGTTGCTGTTCTAGAAGTCCGGCGGTGCGTCCTTCTTGTTTAGCCTTTTCGTAGATTTGTTGCGCTTATTCACGTTTTTTAATATTACCTTTGATAATGCGGCTACCTATTTTGATTTCCATGTCATCCACCGCCGCCTCATCGGGTAACGGAAAGATATACACTGCTTCTAAAGGCTGTGTGAAGGGATTTTCAAAGCTTTGAATCACCTCAACTCGTGACAAGTTACCTGCAATTTTTGCTAGAACTTCCGTATGCTTGAGCGGAAAAAATAGTTGCTCTCCTTGAGGGAATTGAACGTACAAACCCCCTAGCTGTTGGTTTTTATTACTGACTGTATTCATAGATTTGATATAACACTCCGATTTGATTTGTGAACTTAGTTCTTTAGGTAGGTAATACGAATTACGAATTACGAATTATGAATTACAAATTATTTAACAAACACCAGCCCACTATATAAATGAAAAGCTGAATCCCAATTAGTCTGTTCTCTACGAAACAGATCGATCTGAGACTTTATATGACTCAGCATTTCTGTTTGATCTAATGTTGTATCTGCAAAAGATGTGAAATCTGACCAAATTTTGACTTGAGGAAGTTGCTGGTCAATCCAACTTGATAAACTATTCCAATTAATTCTGATTGTATTTTGGCTAGCTTGGGGAATAATTTCTAAACCCTGCTGAAATTTATAGCCGTTATCATAAAATCGGAGAATGCAGCGTCTACCAGGTATGTGTAAATCACAAAACTGGGCATAGTCTTGTGTTTGAGTTTTCCATTCCAGTTTACGGCGGGCATCAACATCTACAACTTGTTCAAAAATTGGCAAAAGTCCTACTACTCTTGCTGTGACTTCTGACCAGTCAAAGGTGAGAGAACCGAGTTGATTTACCTCGTTACGACAAACAACAGTAGCTTGTGGGGTAGATGCTTGGAAATGTTTGACTTGATAAACTTGAATTTGCTGAATTTGAACTATTGTTGCCCAAAAGCATGGAATACCAGCCTGCTGTAGCTGTTTGCCATAAAATTTTAGTTCTCCTACTTGGCCAGTGCGATACAACCTCCAGCCACGACTTGGCAGTATTAATCGTGCAGTGTAAGGGTCTAGCTGCATAATCTGGGCGAATTTTCGAGACGCTTCTGTTTTCAGTTCGTTACTGAGTGGCTCTAAGACTAGTACGCCAAGTTCGGTGTTATTTGGTTCAGATTTTGCTTGGGAAATAGCTCTTTGTCTTTCTTCTAGCTCCATTTCTTGTAACCGTCGCAAACCTTGACGTGCGAGCGTTACTATTTTGGCATTCCTTGTATCTCGCAGCAGTTGCCGATAAATTTTTTCTGCATCTTGGTGCTTTTCAGTTACTTCACGTAGCCGACCGAGATAATATTGTACCCAAGGATTTTCGGGTGATTCTTTTTGCAGCTGTTTAAGTAATTTAGCTGCTGTTTGATAGTCTTTATGCTCAAAGGCGATCGCAACTTGCTCAATCATCACTTACTTTAAATACACGCTGGAGTGATGTCTCGCGCAAAATCTCTTTTGCGTGAGCTATAAATCATTTATACTTCACAAGCTGCGGTAATCAAGGATAATGCTACTACTGGGGCTGTAACTGCTCTTAGGATGCGGCGACCAAGGGAAACAGGCTGAAATCCAAATGTGATCGCATTCTCGATTTCTTGTGTTGTCCATCCTCCCTCTGGGCCAGTAGCAATGACAATTGTTTCTTGTCCTATGTCATTTGTCATTTGTCCTTTGTGCTGTAAGCAGTCTTTTAAATGGGGAAACTCACCACGTGCTACACAGATATATTGCTGACTGGTTGTAAATGACATAGGCGCTTCGCCTTCCCGCAGGGTATGACCAATGACTAATGACAAACCCGTATTAAAAGCAACAGGCTGTAAAATTGTCGGTACGAATGAGCGCTCTGATTGCTCGGCGGCTTCTGTTGCGATGCGCCGCCAGCGTTCGAGCTTTTGAGGACTAGGATCAAGCAAAGTGCGATCGCTCAATACTGGTGCAATACAAGTTACTCCCAACTCTGTACAACATCGCACCACTTCATCAAATCCATTACCTTTAGGCAACGCCACCATCAGCGTAATCGATACAGGTAATTCTGTTTCTACTACAAGCGATTCTAAAACCTGGGCTTGTTCCCCAGTTAGCTGCGCTAACCACCATTTTCCCTTACCATCCATTGCAATAAAGCGATCGCCTTCATGCAAGCGCAACACGCGCCCCAAATAATGTTGTTGTTCTTTAGTGAGTAAAATTTGCCCTTCTTGAAATTGGGAGGGTGCGATCGCAATTCTTTGCAGTTGAGACATTTTTCTTAATAAATTATTGCCCTGCTGTAGATATCTGCTGTCTAACCCAGGTACGGAAAGCGCGAGTTGCTGCTATTTGTCCAATTTTCTTGCTTTCTTGGATAAATCGCGTCATCTCCGTCACCAGCAGAGGCACAAAAGTTGGACTGCGATCGCTTTGCAAGTATTGTCCACAAACCTTCAATGAGACGGTTTGAATTTTCGTGTGGCATCAACGGGGTGATAATTTCTACTATTCCGTTGTCATAAACTAGCCTTTTATTCCGCTCACATCCCATATCTGCCAGCTGATGTTTTGCAGCACATCCCTGGTTTCTGCAAATTTTGCTGTCGTTACCATAGTTCATTTTTCCTGTGGATGTGTTACCTAACTGCATTAGGATTTACACAAGATATAGCAGTCCTATTTGATTCGTGAAAAATATAAAATTTGAAAACGAACCGCAAAGTACGCTAAGGGCGCAAAGGGAAGAAAGAAAAAAGAGATATATAATTTTCACAAATGATTTAGGACTGCTATAGACACAGATAAATCCATCTGTGTCTATCTGTAGTTTAATTATCTTCAATTTTTTGGCTTACGAAAGATTTTGGAAGTAAGCCTCTAGCGCTTCAGTCACTAACTGAGTCATCGGCTTACCTTGGCTTTCTGCTACTCCCTTCAACTTGCTATAAACCTCTTCTTTCAAGTTCACCCGATGACGTGATTTATTTGCACTATTAGCTGTTTGGGGTTCGTAGGTGCTGGCAAATTCGCGGATAGCATCAAAACCAACGCGATCGCAAAAATCACCAAAACTTTCTTTCGATTTCCGAGATTTCTTAAAGTAAACAAAAATCGGCTCTAGAAAGGTATCTAAATCATTATGGTGCAACTTTTCTGTGTACGGTTGCGCCAGTCGAGTCTGATTTGGCGAACCCCCTAACCATAATTGGTAAGATTCTGGGGCGCTACCAACAAAGCCCAATTCTGCCAAGTAGGGACGAGCGCAACCGTTGGGGCATCCGGTCATCCTGATCACAAAATGCTCATTTTGTAAACCAACTTTATCTAATAGAGCGCGAATCTGCTCTAAAATGCCTGGTATTGCCCGTTCTGATTCCGTGATTGCCAAGCCGCAAGTGGGCAAAGCCGGACAAGCCATTGCATACCGCACTAAAGGTTCGATTTTACTAGGGTCATCTCCGACACCGTGACGGCTGAGAATGTCTTGAATAGCTTCCTTGCTATCTGGTTCAATATCGTAAAAAATCAGGTTGTGGTTGGCTGTCAGCCGGATGGACAAGTTAAACTGCTCAACAATTTCCCGCAAAGCAGTTTTCAGTTGAAACGAACCTTCATCCTTGATTCGACCATTGTCAATGGAAATTCCTAAGAATAGCTTGCCATCACCTTGTTCATTCCAGCCAAGGAAGTCGTGATATTTAAACTCTGGCAGTGGTTTGAAGGCTTCGACTGGTTTGCCAAAATATTCTTCAACTTGGGTGCGGAATTTATCTACACCCCAATCGTTGATTAGATATTTTAATCTGGCATGACGACGATCGGTGCGATCGCCATAATCTCTCTGGGTAGCAACAATCGCTTTCACTATGTCGTAAACGTCATCCTTTGCCACATAGCCAATGGGGTCTGCTAACCTAGCGAAAGTTTCTTCTTTTCCGTGTGTTCTACCTAAGCCACCACCAGCAAAAATATTAAATCCTTCTAATTGCTTCTTCTTATTGGTAATCACTACCAACGTCAGGTCTTGGGAATACAAATCAACCGAATTATCTCCTGGCACCGTCACGCAAATTTTAAACTTGCGGGGCATATAGTGAGTGCCATAAATCGGTTCTTCGTTGTTATGAATAATTGTGCCATTCCCATTGCGT harbors:
- a CDS encoding 16S rRNA (uracil(1498)-N(3))-methyltransferase, producing MSQLQRIAIAPSQFQEGQILLTKEQQHYLGRVLRLHEGDRFIAMDGKGKWWLAQLTGEQAQVLESLVVETELPVSITLMVALPKGNGFDEVVRCCTELGVTCIAPVLSDRTLLDPSPQKLERWRRIATEAAEQSERSFVPTILQPVAFNTGLSLVIGHTLREGEAPMSFTTSQQYICVARGEFPHLKDCLQHKGQMTNDIGQETIVIATGPEGGWTTQEIENAITFGFQPVSLGRRILRAVTAPVVALSLITAACEV
- the sir gene encoding sulfite reductase, ferredoxin dependent; translation: MVKSAPSPIASRKPSKLEGIKENSNFLREPVATEILQDTTHFTENAVQLLKYHGSYQQDNRDNRTKGQEKDYQFMLRTKNPGGLVPQQLYLALDKLADEYGNHTLRVTTRQGFQMHGILKKNLKTSIATIVNNLGTTLGACGDINRNVMAPPAPFKNRPEYQYAWEYAQNIADLLSAQTGAYYEIWLDGEKAISAEEDPEVKAARQRNGNGTIIHNNEEPIYGTHYMPRKFKICVTVPGDNSVDLYSQDLTLVVITNKKKQLEGFNIFAGGGLGRTHGKEETFARLADPIGYVAKDDVYDIVKAIVATQRDYGDRTDRRHARLKYLINDWGVDKFRTQVEEYFGKPVEAFKPLPEFKYHDFLGWNEQGDGKLFLGISIDNGRIKDEGSFQLKTALREIVEQFNLSIRLTANHNLIFYDIEPDSKEAIQDILSRHGVGDDPSKIEPLVRYAMACPALPTCGLAITESERAIPGILEQIRALLDKVGLQNEHFVIRMTGCPNGCARPYLAELGFVGSAPESYQLWLGGSPNQTRLAQPYTEKLHHNDLDTFLEPIFVYFKKSRKSKESFGDFCDRVGFDAIREFASTYEPQTANSANKSRHRVNLKEEVYSKLKGVAESQGKPMTQLVTEALEAYFQNLS
- a CDS encoding VIT domain-containing protein yields the protein MNTVSNKNQQLGGLYVQFPQGEQLFFPLKHTEVLAKIAGNLSRVEVIQSFENPFTQPLEAVYIFPLPDEAAVDDMEIKIGSRIIKGNIKKRE
- a CDS encoding tetratricopeptide repeat protein → MIEQVAIAFEHKDYQTAAKLLKQLQKESPENPWVQYYLGRLREVTEKHQDAEKIYRQLLRDTRNAKIVTLARQGLRRLQEMELEERQRAISQAKSEPNNTELGVLVLEPLSNELKTEASRKFAQIMQLDPYTARLILPSRGWRLYRTGQVGELKFYGKQLQQAGIPCFWATIVQIQQIQVYQVKHFQASTPQATVVCRNEVNQLGSLTFDWSEVTARVVGLLPIFEQVVDVDARRKLEWKTQTQDYAQFCDLHIPGRRCILRFYDNGYKFQQGLEIIPQASQNTIRINWNSLSSWIDQQLPQVKIWSDFTSFADTTLDQTEMLSHIKSQIDLFRREQTNWDSAFHLYSGLVFVK
- a CDS encoding esterase/lipase family protein, translated to MNIENQQRNPVLLIHGIDDTEAVFHKMAAQLRLQGWSVYSLDLIPNNGDVGLDQLAKQVADYVTATFAPEQRLDLIGFSMGGIVSRYYVQRLGGINRVQRFITISSPHRGTVVAYGSRRPGCLQMRPDSIFLKDLNSDAVILGQLDFTSIWTPYDLMIVPANSSQMPVGSQVIVPVTLHPWMLTDSRSLRVVTATLAKGIKLPLLNKKSNQ
- a CDS encoding VOC family protein codes for the protein MSQTLFHLAFPVNDIAQTKVYYVDGLGCIPGRENHHALILNLYGHQLVAHFTKEPLTPQQTIYPRHFGLIFTQERDWQDLLKRAQQQQLLFREETKNRFVGSPLEHRTFFLEDPFYNLMEFKYYRHTEAVFGSYEHTQIGDRT
- a CDS encoding after-VIT domain-containing protein → MIYPKVEPDLFSEQPLVLFGRKQDRASGNLQISGIAADGKHYEKIFNLIFEETGNLAVAQLWGRARIKDLMNQMVSFETKAGVEAVTETALTYQLLSQYTAFVAVSDDVRVEPGSEYVSMQVPVEMPEAVSYQAVFGNALAGGFAPQMKFSKLSAPASAEAPDFLRQRRSPQSPAAKEVEISLSFDFEEMEQDEILDIAINHQLQVIGVTGLNDTEIADLTQHLQQLNFPFGFSGEIVFEFTVNKGRVERVVLDEETSNLKDAIVV